ctgaGACTTTCTCAGGACTCCAAAAAAGTGATTTATTCACTGATCTACACGTCGCTATGGGTCAGTGCTCGAGTTTATTTACAtgtcttcagcagcagcatcttGGCTGCGTCGTCTCGTGATAGATGGACACTCCTTCTCCACCGTCTCTCCGTGTACCTCGGGTTGTGACCCCCCCACGCGGCGATCACAGCGCCCCCAGGTCGTGGCACGAGCGGGACTTCTGCCTCAGGAACCGGCCCTCTCGCTCCCGCGGGTACCGAGGCACCAGGCTGGACAGGAAGCGCTTGGCGCGGGAAGTGATGctcccccgctgcccccccccgccgctcatGTCTTCGGCGCTGGACCCCGGGGGCCACGGGGACTGACCCCTGGCCAGCCGCACCGCGCACTCCAGGAGCTCCGGAGTGCGGTGGTCCAGGGAGGCCGAGATCTCCAGATACAGACATTTGAAAAGGGCGGCGCTGGACATGGCTtctgtgggtggggagggaggggtggggggtgcagAGGGGAGGAGTTATGCCCAACACTGAATAATTAGCATAAACataattttatttgcataactgtattgaatgaatgaaacccTCGACTGTGAAAATATGAGATATGAAAGATGCAATACAAGCTCCGCCTCTTATTTGAAATCTATGGCAtcaacttcctgtctgtgggCGTGGTCATGgaccctccccccgcccccctcattTAGAAGTGTCGTGAACACAATGTGCATAGGCGATGAAAACACATCGGGTGGTATTTTCACACGTGCTAATGTTAGTCAATTGATTTCGTTTCGTTAGCTAACATTTAGCTTTCGTGCTACGACGCTGAAAAGGTCGTTTTTATTCTCGGGGACATTTGCGTCTCGTGTCTCCCGATGACTTCAGAGCGACGTCATCGGGATTAAAAAGCGGCACGTTGGAAGCTTTTCTGACCTTGAGCGGTGACCTCGCGCGTTCGGACCAGGTCGCTCTTGTTGCCCACGAGGATTATGGGTGTTTGGGGCTGAGTCTCCCTCAGGAGGAGCCTCAGCTGAGCCGTTCGGTGGAAGCTCCGCCGGTCGGTCACCGAAAACACCAAAACGCCAACCTCGCACTGCAGAGCCGAGAGGTCCTGAGGGGTttgcggggggaggggggggggcacatacaAGCGTCACACATTGGCCTCGTgagtgctaaatgctaatgctcaTCTATTTCTGAACCCCCTGAAGAGAGAACATTTTCCTTTGTCATAACACTGAAAAATATCACGCTAAATACCGATTCTACTCTCACATGTCACTAAACAATTAGTTTTTATCAAACTGTTCAACCTGAAGAcgtcaaacaaacatttttacgCACGTAAAACATACGCTTTAAATGTGGGACGAAAGATTCAAACcctaaaaataaaatctctctgtctctccgatGGCATTGAGCTGCCCTCGaggggaaagaagagaaaagtgtgATAAACAACCTGATGATGAGCTTTCCCTCCTTGGACCAGATGGAGCaaacaagaacaacaaacaaagcgACGTGGGATACGAGCACATCTCATGCATTTAATTAGATAGACGGCGCAGACTGAATACTTCAGTTGTCTTTCCCAACACATTATTATCTTATTACAGCCCTATTAAGGACCTCATCTCATTCATATTTCACCTCTTTTAAATGTTATGCAAGATTTTAGCCTGTtcaagtgcatgctgggatacgaTTAAGTCCCAATGTATTTTAGAACGGATGAACATGCCGACGGGCGGTACAACGCTGCAGAGAAGTCTCCGAGGCCTAATGAGGAAGCTCACCTGTCTCCAGTTGTCAAAGATAATGATGGTGCTGTCCTCGTCGTCCACGGTGACCGTGCGTACGTAACCCTCCCCTGAGGACAGGGGGAGCAGCGGTTAGGGCTCACCTGAGACGTCATTCGTCACCTGCGTCGGTCCGGTCGCCCGCAGGCAGCCGCCTCACCTTCGGAATCCACGGACGCCGTCCTGTCCATGTCCCCGCCGAGGGCCACGGCCAGAGAGGACTTCCCCACGCCGTTCTGCCCCAGCAGGGCGATCCTCAGAGGCCCGTCGGGCCGGCCCTCCGCCGCCAGGGTCGGGTATTCGCCCAGCGCCGGGCTGAAGCCGACGGCCGCGGCGGAAGGGCCGGCCGCCCCCGAAGTCCAATCGCCGTCATCGTGGACGGCTTCCTCCCGCCTGAGCTGGTGCTTGATGGGCAGAGGGGTGCTTCCTCTGCGCACAGCCGGGGCGCTGGACAGAGTCATGCTGTCGCACTGCAGGACAGGGGACCAGCCAACTCAAAATCAACATGGACATTAGACTGCTGAAGACGGTTTCTTTTGTGATGCAAATGATTCATTtgaactgatttatttattatgtcattgttaaatgataaataatcTTTAATAGCACTTAGATATTTACTTCATAATGCTACGGAGGCCCAGATAAGCTGCCTTCAACCTTCTGAATCGATGGATCCTGAGATTCCCATTGAAGGGTTAGAACTCGATGCAGACCTTTGTTACACCACGTGGATTGAGTCAGTGGTTTGTTAACAAGTGGCTAAACGGAACGACAGAAATTCAAAATCCAATGGTTGCTTGTCAATCGAACCAGTGTGACGCTAACTTCCGGGTTAGTCTGCAGATTCTCAATATAACTTTTAAATCTCTCCAATCTTACAAACTTCACGGCGCCCGTTTGGCCGTAAACACAGGCATTCTGTAGCCAATCCAAAATAAATCATCTGGGTTCAATCCAGACTTACGGACATAAAACGACCTTAGTCTTCCCTTCTCCCATGGCTTAGTATTTATTGGTTGACGTGAAACTCTCGCGAGATGATTGCGTGTCATCAACCAGTGACTCTCGCGAGAGTTTTGTAACGCGCTTTACCTCccaaacatttcctttgttttagCTCATTTGGTGAACTTTGCTAGCAAACAGTTAATACTTAATATTACACAGAAGTGTGGCGACATTAGCATTCGTTTTGGAGTCGTGGTCAGGTCCAGCAGATAAAGGTAAACCACATATTCACTCCCTATGCTCGCTCCCTTTTAGTCTCCACCATCTCCCGAGGGGGAATAACGGCGAATTAACCGCCGAACGTTCTGCTTCCTTCTTCTACCGTTAGCAGCCGTTAGCTTAAACGTAGTTAGCTCCCCTTAGCTGCCTTCAGCTAGCAtccgggagggggggacaaCGGTCACGTGATGCCTCTGTGTGGGTTATCACCTACTGCACTTTTCACGTTACAAAGGATagaaaataagataaaataacACAATGAAGGCGTTTTAATGGCGTTTCAATAAGAAAGTAAACTAAAATAAGTAGCCAAAAGTTGGGTTTAACGTTAGTGATTAAAACGAGAAACTCAAATGCAAGACATCACTTTCCTGCTGCACCACCTAACgttacctgaacacacacacacacacacacacacacacacacacacacacacacacacacacacacacacgccatcaaCATGCTAATCAGAAGATATCAAACCATCGATTAATTGAACACCCGATGCTCTCAGCATCTCACCTTGGTCGCCTTCTCCTCGTGGTTGAGCTTGTCCTCGGGCACATCTGTCGGCATCTGCAAACTGAAACCAAGGGACCGGgaataagcccccccccccaaaaaaaatcacaacCAATCCCGGGATGATCTCTCACCTGTCACGCGGCTCCCCGCAGAGCGCgctctctttctttgtctttctctccctcaacTGATGTtcctacctctctctctccctctttacctctctctctctatttacctatctgtgtctctctccccccctctctctatttatctatctgtctatctctctctctctctctttacctctCTCTATTTTtctatctgtctatctctctctctctctctctctctgtctccctctctctttaccTCTCTCTATTTTtctatctgtctatctctctctctctctctctgtctccctctctctttaccTCTCTCTAtttatctatctgtctatctctctctctccgtctctctctctttactctCTCTACCTCACTGTGTCCTCAGGTCCGGGGTCCAGGTCTGTACTTGGCACCGTCATTCATCTCCACCCTCCTACCGGCACGGTGACTCACCTGCGAGCGCTCCGCGGGGTGAGCTGAGGGGGGTGGGTGCtgtagggtgggggggggcgctgctgaaAGGTGTGCTGGTGCAGCAGCTCGGCGCTGCATGAagggagtgaggagagagatgCTCACGAAGCTCTCAGCATTGACCTCTTggaagcaggaggaagcagcaagCAAGGTGGCCACTGGGGGGCAGCAACACACAGGTCTTCCTCTAAttggctttgtgtgtctgtgcgtgtctgtgtgtcgcTCGGGGAGCGTTGTGTATGTTCAAATGGCTCACTGGGTCCCCCTCTGACAGGCGGAGGCATGACGAACGCTCTAATTCACCAAAGCGGCTCTTTAGAACTGTTTGGAAATCAAGTCATATCCAACCGGCCGACCCCCTGATCCAAGGAGCGCTGTCGAACATGTTATCTGTCAAAGTGCGAGCGTGTCCGCGAGCCGCGACGCGCCCCTCCCACACAAAGCCACAATGGAGCCCGGCAGTGAACAGCCGGGCCGCTATTATAGCCCTAATCCTGCTCCTATTATACaggccacagagagagaggcgagGGCGAGCTGAAGATGAGGTCATCCCAAACAGTGCACACCCAGGGTCACTGCTTCTCTATAGAGGCACGGAGATAAAGAGAGGGGATGGagcgggggggctgcaggggaaAAAGGATGCAGATGATCAGATAGGTGAACGCGAAAAAGAGAcgaatggttaaaaaaaaaatccacgtGGATGTGACGGCGATGGAGGAgtacttgttttatttcatctgcATGTGGAACCGCACTACAACAGGAAAGCTGTGGCAACGCCCACCTGGCGTCCGCAATTATGTTCATTCTAACCACAGGTGGAATAAAGCAATGAACTGTaggaaaagttaaaaaatacacgctaaaataaaaccagtaactggaaaaataatcacaatcagtacataaataaacaataaatactgaataaataagtgaataaataaaagaacaatgTTTTTAACCTACacccaaacaaaataaatagctctaatgcatttgatttgattttatggGACAGTTAAGAAGGAGATTCAtatcatttatcttttttaaatccCTGCACCGTTAAATCGTCTGTTGCGTTCCCCGAGTCCACGGTGACCAGCTCTGTGGTGCCGCCAATGTTTCATCAGCACGGTGGTCGTCTGAGTTACGGAGGTGTtcaatccctccccccccccaaaaaaaactgcttccgGAGAAGCAGACACAAGCACGCGAATCCAcgctccttccctctcctccactcCAGCGTGAGCAGCCAAAGAAGAGCAAACGGAAGCTTAGAAACGTCTCCAATgagccccccccaacacccgCCCCCCCGTACATTCTTCAATCCAGAATCATTCAATTTACAAAGAATCACTTtttggtctcggtgagcttcaaaCACTTTAGTAGGCAACTGTGAAACATTAGCCGGCAAACCAAGCGCATGGCGTGGATCCGTCACGGCAGCTTCAGCTTTCTGTGGGAAACGAACCCAAACGGCAGCTTCAGCTCTCCGTGGGAATCGAACCCAAACGGCAGCTTCAGCTCTCTGTGGGAATCGAACCCAAACGGCAGCTTCAGCTCTCTGTGGGAATCGAACCCAAACGGCAGCTTCAGCTCTCTGTGGGAAAGGAACCCAAACGGCAGCTTCAGCTCTCTGTGGGAATCGAACCCAAACGGCAGCTTCAGCTCTCTGTGGGAATCGAACCCAAACGGCAGCTTCAGCTCTCTGTGGGAATCGAACCCAAACGGCAGCTTCAGCTCTCTGTGGGAATCGAACCCAAACGGCAGCTTCAGCTCTCTGTGG
This Gasterosteus aculeatus chromosome 8, fGasAcu3.hap1.1, whole genome shotgun sequence DNA region includes the following protein-coding sequences:
- the LOC120824161 gene encoding GTP-binding protein REM 2 isoform X1; the protein is MPTDVPEDKLNHEEKATKCDSMTLSSAPAVRRGSTPLPIKHQLRREEAVHDDGDWTSGAAGPSAAAVGFSPALGEYPTLAAEGRPDGPLRIALLGQNGVGKSSLAVALGGDMDRTASVDSEGEGYVRTVTVDDEDSTIIIFDNWRQDLSALQCEVGVLVFSVTDRRSFHRTAQLRLLLRETQPQTPIILVGNKSDLVRTREVTAQEAMSSAALFKCLYLEISASLDHRTPELLECAVRLARGQSPWPPGSSAEDMSGGGGQRGSITSRAKRFLSSLVPRYPREREGRFLRQKSRSCHDLGAL
- the LOC120824161 gene encoding GTP-binding protein REM 2 isoform X2, with the translated sequence MSCDSMTLSSAPAVRRGSTPLPIKHQLRREEAVHDDGDWTSGAAGPSAAAVGFSPALGEYPTLAAEGRPDGPLRIALLGQNGVGKSSLAVALGGDMDRTASVDSEGEGYVRTVTVDDEDSTIIIFDNWRQDLSALQCEVGVLVFSVTDRRSFHRTAQLRLLLRETQPQTPIILVGNKSDLVRTREVTAQEAMSSAALFKCLYLEISASLDHRTPELLECAVRLARGQSPWPPGSSAEDMSGGGGQRGSITSRAKRFLSSLVPRYPREREGRFLRQKSRSCHDLGAL
- the LOC120824161 gene encoding GTP-binding protein REM 2 isoform X3 gives rise to the protein MTLSSAPAVRRGSTPLPIKHQLRREEAVHDDGDWTSGAAGPSAAAVGFSPALGEYPTLAAEGRPDGPLRIALLGQNGVGKSSLAVALGGDMDRTASVDSEGEGYVRTVTVDDEDSTIIIFDNWRQDLSALQCEVGVLVFSVTDRRSFHRTAQLRLLLRETQPQTPIILVGNKSDLVRTREVTAQEAMSSAALFKCLYLEISASLDHRTPELLECAVRLARGQSPWPPGSSAEDMSGGGGQRGSITSRAKRFLSSLVPRYPREREGRFLRQKSRSCHDLGAL